In a genomic window of Agarivorans albus:
- a CDS encoding EAL domain-containing protein: MVVDESSFQKVKDFAPQAWSINLQNNDFTCPHQLIAMLGYPSQSVLTLSQLFAAFEKTQLSLLKKHIRQVIDTGKPIIQTAILNAYQHRYIAEIVINPLPKNDKVITGTIELKQYFLTKQQELAFLKRVFAQAHEGLMIADINHTILMVNEAMCNNTGYPEHELLGQPASILKSGRYTKPFYQKLWGHVDEKKIWTGELLAKTKQGEVYAHEARIQRIDLPNEDHVYVSSSHRLDTSTDLWDEDDPNANSKVHVPDKNAFNKKLNADYKQLSNEVTIVGLVFSVSLAQATSTITRQWLVAQRFSQLSQRGHLGILNEKMFAAYWVVPKQMEDIEQTLKSALAALEGHNSYEDIGLSATVHGGASVLQIDASSPSQMLAHASQALIANSQGNDSSLYYYDRRLSKRFNRKATLATLLRQALAANQVEAYYQPIVALPELKIVKFEALCRVKLDTKLPYSVQELIEIAEEYNWIDQIDAAVTKQALHDLPLLQRHYHDNNIGMSINRSVVNDRVSHCCLADTLNIFEASDIDLSLITLELTESAYFDDSYYHSEWLDKLKAHNIAIALDDFGTGYSSFSYLRQIPVNIVKIDRSFVSGLTEESNEFSMIDMLCKLTHKMGGKVIAEGVETQQELYLLSKLNVDMLQGYIFSKPRSLEQTLSCHNDPVYMPLSQHLYHDNIVNAQTIMRRDFPKIGPDQKLSVALEKFERHQTRHLLVIEQSHCLGVLQQSDVSAAISPYLNTKGEQNRDLMTLNKRVHQVMSKDFLQVSLETSFDQLFEQFVNQPYTVVAVTGPNGVCLGLILLEDMLLKHREHQSSH, from the coding sequence ATGGTCGTTGATGAATCTTCATTCCAAAAAGTTAAAGATTTTGCCCCACAGGCTTGGTCTATTAACTTACAAAACAACGACTTTACATGCCCTCATCAACTTATTGCGATGCTGGGTTACCCTAGCCAATCGGTGCTCACCCTTTCGCAGCTATTTGCAGCCTTTGAGAAAACCCAATTATCTTTACTTAAAAAGCATATTCGCCAAGTCATCGATACGGGTAAGCCAATTATTCAAACCGCTATATTAAATGCCTACCAACATCGCTACATTGCTGAGATTGTAATTAATCCCCTACCCAAAAATGACAAGGTGATTACTGGTACCATTGAGTTAAAACAGTATTTTCTTACCAAACAGCAAGAACTCGCATTTTTAAAACGGGTTTTTGCTCAAGCTCATGAAGGCTTAATGATTGCCGATATCAATCACACCATATTGATGGTGAACGAGGCAATGTGTAATAACACGGGCTACCCAGAACATGAATTGCTAGGCCAACCCGCATCGATACTTAAAAGTGGGCGCTATACCAAACCGTTTTATCAAAAACTGTGGGGCCACGTAGACGAGAAAAAAATTTGGACCGGCGAACTATTAGCAAAAACCAAACAAGGTGAGGTATACGCTCACGAAGCGCGCATTCAACGTATTGATCTACCTAATGAAGACCATGTTTATGTCTCATCTAGCCACCGCTTAGATACCTCTACCGATTTATGGGACGAAGACGATCCTAACGCCAACTCAAAAGTGCATGTACCAGACAAAAACGCATTTAATAAAAAGCTAAATGCCGACTACAAGCAGCTTAGCAATGAAGTAACCATAGTTGGCTTAGTATTTAGCGTTAGCCTTGCACAAGCCACCAGCACAATAACCCGCCAATGGTTGGTGGCGCAGCGCTTTAGTCAGCTAAGCCAACGAGGGCATTTAGGCATACTTAATGAAAAAATGTTTGCGGCTTATTGGGTTGTGCCCAAGCAAATGGAAGACATTGAACAAACCTTAAAAAGCGCCCTAGCTGCGCTAGAAGGCCACAATAGTTATGAAGATATTGGCCTGTCGGCTACCGTACATGGCGGAGCCTCGGTGTTACAGATAGATGCATCTTCTCCTTCGCAAATGTTAGCGCATGCTAGCCAAGCGCTAATTGCTAACAGCCAAGGCAACGATTCTTCCTTGTATTATTATGACCGGCGCTTGTCTAAGCGCTTTAACCGAAAAGCCACCTTGGCCACCTTGCTAAGACAAGCCCTAGCAGCCAATCAAGTAGAAGCCTATTACCAACCCATTGTTGCATTACCTGAGCTAAAAATAGTTAAATTTGAAGCGCTATGCCGAGTAAAGTTAGACACTAAACTCCCCTACAGTGTGCAAGAGCTAATCGAAATAGCAGAAGAATATAACTGGATTGATCAAATAGACGCCGCGGTTACCAAACAAGCCTTACACGATTTACCACTGCTGCAACGCCACTACCACGACAACAATATTGGCATGTCGATTAATCGCTCGGTAGTTAATGATAGGGTTTCCCATTGTTGCTTGGCAGATACCTTAAATATTTTTGAAGCCAGTGATATTGATTTAAGCCTAATCACTTTAGAGCTTACCGAATCGGCTTATTTTGACGACTCTTATTACCACTCTGAATGGTTAGATAAGCTTAAAGCACATAACATTGCCATTGCCTTAGATGATTTTGGCACAGGCTATTCGTCGTTCTCTTATCTGCGGCAAATTCCGGTAAACATTGTGAAAATTGATCGCTCGTTTGTATCTGGTTTAACCGAGGAATCTAACGAATTTTCGATGATCGACATGTTGTGCAAACTTACCCACAAAATGGGAGGTAAGGTTATCGCCGAAGGAGTAGAAACCCAACAAGAGCTCTACCTATTATCCAAGTTAAATGTCGATATGCTGCAAGGTTATATTTTTAGTAAACCACGTAGCCTAGAACAAACCTTAAGCTGCCATAACGACCCGGTTTATATGCCGCTGTCACAGCACTTATATCACGACAATATTGTGAACGCGCAAACCATAATGCGTCGTGACTTTCCCAAAATTGGCCCCGACCAAAAGCTCAGCGTGGCACTAGAAAAATTTGAACGGCATCAAACCAGACATTTATTGGTGATCGAACAAAGCCACTGCTTAGGTGTGCTGCAACAAAGTGATGTAAGCGCCGCCATTAGCCCGTATCTCAATACCAAAGGTGAACAAAACCGCGACCTAATGACCTTAAATAAACGCGTCCATCAGGTAATGAGTAAAGATTTTCTGCAAGTAAGTTTAGAGACTTCATTCGATCAGCTGTTTGAGCAATTTGTTAATCAACCCTACACCGTAGTAGCAGTAACCGGCCCCAACGGCGTGTGTTTAGGTTTAATATTGTTGGAAGACATGTTGCTAAAACACCGCGAGCACCAAAGCAGCCACTAA
- a CDS encoding tyrosine-protein phosphatase, translating to MSSHPIFAVDVSDTAQLLLTPCPGTKGVDLSTSLQQLCYKNSPALITLMTEQELADNDLSDLPKTSVTHDMQWFHLPLADDTVPDEAWEEQFQSVLPRFLQLLNNGMNLTIHCKGGSGRTGLLAARIMLALGFDLDDAISKIKAVRPNAFSVPAQQTYIQQFAK from the coding sequence ATGTCTTCACATCCTATTTTTGCCGTTGATGTTAGCGACACAGCGCAACTACTGTTAACTCCTTGCCCAGGCACTAAAGGGGTAGATCTTTCTACCTCACTACAACAGCTTTGCTACAAAAATAGCCCGGCACTCATCACCTTAATGACCGAGCAAGAGCTGGCCGATAACGACCTAAGTGATTTACCGAAAACGTCTGTCACTCACGACATGCAGTGGTTCCACCTGCCTTTAGCAGACGACACTGTGCCAGACGAAGCTTGGGAAGAGCAATTTCAAAGCGTGCTGCCGCGTTTTTTACAGCTACTAAACAATGGCATGAACTTAACCATTCATTGTAAAGGTGGCAGCGGCCGCACTGGCTTGCTAGCTGCTCGCATTATGCTAGCGCTAGGTTTTGATCTAGACGATGCCATTTCCAAAATTAAGGCAGTGCGCCCTAACGCGTTCAGCGTGCCTGCTCAACAAACTTACATTCAACAATTTGCCAAATAA
- a CDS encoding carboxypeptidase-like regulatory domain-containing protein, with product MLRKLFNGIVFGTGFGIAFVAIWVIAIYFILPSVLESRFEKEIVESNKHIVDEAPLLSNSGRFLGSSGSYSGGFLDNKSGELSSGQGVIEGEALVNGQPLKGFKLRLALNGSVLSQWAVTDENGIYRVSVPYGEYRIDGYELDYFVANKVLPNKIEHPENRNSTNQFQVVEGQKGSGLKFRFVDPIVKKSDKSQYSKNEKVTLKWEPYPEAAEYTVQVYEKADANSWKSSNLFVWPMRPKVALTELDLSQYEIELKPGYFYAFEVEARNSKGSLLSNTNREHFEFDFEIVE from the coding sequence ATGCTTAGAAAATTGTTTAACGGAATAGTTTTTGGTACGGGATTTGGTATAGCTTTCGTGGCTATCTGGGTTATCGCTATATATTTCATTCTACCTAGCGTTTTGGAAAGTAGGTTTGAAAAAGAAATTGTAGAATCAAATAAACATATAGTTGATGAAGCCCCTTTACTAAGCAACTCAGGAAGGTTTCTAGGCTCTAGTGGATCCTATTCAGGTGGTTTTTTAGATAACAAAAGTGGGGAGCTATCTAGCGGGCAAGGAGTTATTGAAGGGGAGGCTTTGGTAAATGGTCAGCCACTTAAAGGTTTTAAGTTACGCTTGGCATTAAACGGCAGTGTCTTGAGTCAATGGGCTGTTACGGATGAGAATGGCATTTATCGTGTAAGCGTTCCTTATGGAGAATATCGAATTGATGGTTACGAGCTAGATTATTTTGTAGCTAATAAAGTACTTCCTAACAAAATAGAACATCCAGAAAACAGGAATTCCACAAACCAATTTCAGGTTGTCGAAGGTCAAAAAGGTAGCGGGCTTAAATTCAGGTTTGTTGATCCAATTGTCAAAAAATCAGATAAAAGCCAATACTCCAAAAATGAAAAAGTGACTCTAAAATGGGAACCTTATCCAGAAGCCGCCGAGTATACGGTGCAAGTATATGAAAAGGCTGATGCTAATTCTTGGAAAAGTTCAAACTTATTCGTTTGGCCAATGAGGCCTAAAGTTGCCTTAACGGAATTGGATTTGAGTCAGTATGAGATTGAGCTAAAGCCTGGCTATTTCTATGCATTTGAAGTTGAGGCTAGAAATAGCAAAGGAAGTCTCCTTTCTAATACAAACAGAGAACACTTTGAGTTTGATTTCGAAATTGTTGAGTAA
- a CDS encoding SDR family oxidoreductase encodes MQNTTHFSGKTALIMGASRGIGLATAQVLASLGAKVVLAARNEQEIGKQALLIKQQGEIADAITCDVSQYSSVLNAVDYCLSLHGQIDFLINNAGVIEPLTTLVESDPSLWGLAADINYKGVYHGMRAVLPHMIKAKSGVIVNLSSGAANSALWGWSHYCSSKAASQKLTEVAQLEVAEHHIRIVGLSPGTVATDMMASIRDSQINAVSKLDWNSHIPAQWAAKAVAFLCGPEGQQFAGSDFSLKSEQAKRLVGLLD; translated from the coding sequence ATGCAAAACACTACACACTTTTCAGGAAAAACCGCCCTCATCATGGGTGCGAGCCGTGGCATAGGCCTTGCGACAGCTCAAGTACTCGCAAGCCTTGGTGCCAAAGTGGTGCTGGCAGCACGCAATGAGCAAGAAATCGGAAAACAAGCGCTACTCATTAAGCAACAGGGCGAAATTGCCGACGCCATCACCTGTGATGTAAGCCAATATAGCTCGGTGCTTAATGCGGTCGACTACTGTTTGTCACTGCATGGACAAATCGACTTTCTAATTAACAATGCCGGGGTGATAGAGCCTTTAACAACACTAGTAGAAAGCGATCCTAGTTTATGGGGCTTAGCAGCCGACATAAACTACAAAGGGGTTTATCACGGCATGCGAGCAGTATTGCCACACATGATTAAGGCTAAATCTGGAGTCATTGTTAATCTTAGTTCTGGCGCAGCAAATAGCGCCCTCTGGGGCTGGAGCCACTACTGTTCGAGCAAAGCCGCCAGTCAAAAACTCACCGAAGTGGCACAACTAGAAGTGGCTGAACACCACATCCGTATAGTGGGTTTGTCACCAGGTACAGTCGCTACCGACATGATGGCAAGCATCCGTGATTCACAAATTAACGCGGTGAGTAAACTCGATTGGAATAGCCATATTCCAGCCCAATGGGCTGCCAAAGCAGTAGCGTTTTTGTGTGGACCAGAAGGACAGCAATTTGCGGGCAGCGACTTCTCGTTAAAATCGGAGCAAGCCAAGCGCTTAGTGGGTTTACTTGACTAA
- a CDS encoding linear amide C-N hydrolase yields MNKTLIALTIAASTFGIMQTAQACTTAAYHNGEAQVTMRTMDWNGYDNATVVGKGRGIENSYSKTDGVSSKAKYAAIKIESFTHGTVAEGINEKGLEARILYLGTAAGTQFQDDTAELPNVDAGQVPNYVLDNFATVAEALEGLKAVEVIPTGITGIPGHEDEAIYPPVHFQLVDASGDVAVVEYIGGEMKVYNEHGASYMSNDPAFDFHLNLDKEQVEPNATIRAADRRLRAKLSTEDLYQRNITDSQQALISMKATQAAAFSGYNQQDPYADNATFPTLWTVFTDRTNKTMMLDRAHTFAVESYSFDMFDTGVAKRVVLGENPMPNATFTNELSN; encoded by the coding sequence ATGAACAAGACTCTTATCGCACTTACTATCGCAGCTTCTACTTTCGGCATTATGCAAACTGCTCAGGCATGCACAACAGCTGCTTACCACAATGGCGAAGCACAAGTTACCATGCGCACCATGGACTGGAACGGTTACGACAACGCCACTGTCGTGGGCAAAGGTCGCGGCATAGAAAATAGCTACAGCAAAACCGACGGCGTAAGCAGCAAAGCAAAATATGCAGCCATTAAAATTGAATCATTTACTCATGGAACTGTTGCCGAAGGCATCAATGAAAAAGGCTTAGAAGCGCGCATTTTGTATTTAGGTACGGCAGCCGGAACGCAGTTTCAAGACGACACAGCCGAACTACCTAACGTAGATGCAGGGCAAGTACCAAACTACGTATTAGATAACTTCGCTACGGTAGCCGAAGCGCTAGAAGGCTTAAAAGCAGTAGAGGTAATTCCTACCGGTATTACCGGTATTCCAGGCCATGAAGACGAAGCTATTTACCCGCCAGTTCATTTTCAGTTGGTAGACGCATCGGGCGATGTAGCGGTTGTAGAGTATATTGGCGGCGAAATGAAGGTATATAACGAGCATGGTGCTAGCTACATGAGCAACGATCCAGCCTTTGACTTTCACTTAAACCTAGATAAAGAACAGGTAGAACCTAATGCCACTATTCGTGCTGCCGACCGTCGCTTGCGCGCCAAACTAAGCACCGAAGATTTATATCAACGTAATATTACCGATAGCCAGCAAGCGCTTATCTCAATGAAAGCCACCCAAGCGGCAGCGTTCTCTGGCTACAACCAGCAAGACCCATATGCCGATAACGCAACTTTCCCAACGCTTTGGACTGTATTCACCGACCGCACTAACAAAACTATGATGTTAGATCGCGCTCATACCTTTGCGGTAGAAAGCTACAGCTTTGATATGTTTGATACCGGTGTAGCCAAGCGAGTAGTGCTAGGTGAGAACCCAATGCCAAACGCAACTTTTACCAATGAGTTAAGCAATTAA
- the arsJ gene encoding organoarsenical effux MFS transporter ArsJ produces the protein MIKALPQQLKQYLLVTFNYWNFTITDGALRMLVVLYFHQLGYSAIAIAMLFLFYEFFGVVTNLIGGWLGARIGLNHTMNIGLAMQIVALLALGLPSEFLSIPLVMAAQALSGIAKDLNKMSAKSSIKGLVSGDQQHSLYKWVAILTGSKNALKGFGFFLGGALLNLIGFQLSMLAMAAVLFVVLLLSLKLLEKDLGKAKSKPKFSQIFSKSPQINILAAARLFLFAARDVWFVVALPVYLGASLNWSHIETGTFMAAWVIAYGVVQGLAPKITGSQSGKVPGRGAALIWALLLSIITGILAYLVQLGWQPQATIIVGLMLFGIAFAINSSLHSYLVVSYASEDGVSMDVGFYYMANAMGRLVGTVLSGVVFQMAGLAACLWVSFAMLAICCVISVALPKGNEGLVKHI, from the coding sequence ATGATAAAAGCACTACCTCAACAACTTAAACAATACCTATTAGTTACTTTTAACTATTGGAACTTCACCATTACCGACGGTGCATTGCGCATGTTAGTGGTGCTGTATTTTCACCAGCTAGGTTACTCGGCGATTGCGATTGCCATGCTGTTCTTGTTTTACGAGTTTTTTGGGGTAGTGACCAATTTAATTGGTGGCTGGTTAGGGGCGCGTATTGGTCTTAACCACACCATGAACATTGGCTTGGCCATGCAAATTGTTGCCTTGTTGGCATTGGGTTTGCCCTCTGAGTTTTTATCTATTCCCTTAGTTATGGCAGCGCAAGCCTTGTCGGGCATAGCTAAAGATCTAAATAAAATGAGCGCTAAAAGCTCGATTAAGGGTTTGGTGAGCGGTGACCAACAACATAGCTTGTACAAATGGGTGGCCATTCTTACCGGCTCAAAAAACGCCCTAAAAGGCTTTGGCTTTTTTCTAGGTGGTGCGCTACTTAACCTAATTGGCTTTCAGCTATCGATGCTGGCTATGGCGGCGGTATTGTTTGTGGTGCTGCTATTAAGCTTAAAGCTGCTAGAAAAAGACTTGGGCAAAGCTAAGAGCAAACCTAAGTTCTCGCAAATATTTTCTAAAAGCCCACAAATCAATATTTTGGCAGCAGCCCGCTTATTCTTGTTTGCTGCCCGCGACGTATGGTTTGTCGTTGCCCTGCCAGTATATTTAGGTGCCAGCTTAAACTGGTCGCACATCGAAACCGGCACCTTTATGGCCGCGTGGGTCATCGCCTATGGCGTAGTGCAAGGCTTGGCTCCCAAAATAACTGGCAGCCAATCGGGCAAAGTGCCAGGACGAGGCGCAGCCTTAATCTGGGCACTATTGCTTAGCATTATTACCGGCATCCTCGCCTACTTAGTGCAACTTGGCTGGCAGCCACAGGCCACCATAATCGTCGGTTTAATGCTATTTGGCATCGCCTTTGCCATTAACTCCTCACTGCACTCTTACTTAGTGGTGAGTTACGCCAGCGAAGACGGCGTATCCATGGACGTAGGCTTTTACTACATGGCCAACGCTATGGGTAGATTAGTGGGTACAGTATTGTCGGGCGTAGTATTTCAAATGGCCGGACTTGCTGCCTGTTTATGGGTGAGTTTTGCGATGTTAGCGATATGCTGTGTGATTAGTGTAGCGCTGCCAAAAGGAAACGAGGGACTAGTTAAGCACATCTAG
- a CDS encoding ArsJ-associated glyceraldehyde-3-phosphate dehydrogenase yields the protein MTIKVGINGFGRIGRLALRAAYDWPELEFVMINDVAGNAETLGHLLEFDSVQGRWHHGVEHNADGIVINNKTIKCYQEKDLSKVDWSGCDVVLESTGVHRSKAKLAPYLTQGVKRVVVSAPVKEDGVANIVVGVNDDIFDASQHQIVTAASCTTNCLAPVIKVIQQHLGIESGCMTTIHDLTNTQTILDAPHKDLRRARACGMSLIPTTTGSAKAICDIFPELDGKLNGHAVRVPLANASLTDMVFTLERDTSAEEVNSLFKQAAEGELKGILGYEEKPLVSIDYKGDQRSSIVDAQSTMMVGKRMLKVYAWYDNEMGYATRTSELIRKVGLTDKG from the coding sequence ATGACCATTAAAGTAGGAATTAACGGCTTTGGCCGTATTGGCCGCCTTGCTCTACGCGCAGCTTACGACTGGCCAGAGTTAGAGTTTGTAATGATTAACGATGTGGCCGGCAATGCCGAAACACTAGGCCACTTGCTCGAGTTTGATTCTGTACAGGGGCGCTGGCACCACGGTGTTGAGCACAACGCCGATGGCATTGTTATCAACAACAAAACCATTAAGTGCTACCAAGAAAAAGACTTAAGCAAAGTAGATTGGTCGGGCTGTGATGTGGTACTCGAGTCTACCGGTGTTCACCGCTCTAAAGCCAAATTAGCACCTTACCTCACCCAAGGCGTGAAACGTGTTGTGGTATCTGCGCCGGTTAAAGAAGACGGTGTAGCCAACATTGTTGTGGGTGTGAACGACGATATTTTTGATGCTAGCCAACACCAAATTGTTACCGCCGCATCTTGCACTACTAACTGTTTGGCACCAGTAATTAAAGTGATTCAACAGCACTTGGGTATTGAGTCTGGCTGCATGACCACCATCCATGATTTAACCAATACCCAAACCATTTTGGATGCACCGCATAAAGACTTACGCCGCGCCCGCGCTTGTGGCATGTCGTTAATACCTACCACTACCGGCAGCGCTAAAGCAATTTGCGACATTTTCCCAGAGCTAGACGGCAAGCTAAACGGCCACGCTGTGCGCGTACCCTTAGCCAATGCGTCTCTTACCGACATGGTATTCACTCTAGAGCGTGATACTAGCGCTGAAGAAGTAAACAGCTTATTTAAACAAGCAGCCGAAGGCGAGCTAAAAGGTATTTTGGGTTACGAAGAAAAACCGCTTGTTTCTATTGACTATAAAGGTGACCAACGCTCTAGCATTGTAGATGCACAATCCACCATGATGGTGGGCAAACGCATGCTTAAAGTGTACGCCTGGTACGACAATGAGATGGGCTATGCAACCCGCACCAGCGAGCTTATTCGCAAAGTTGGTTTAACAGATAAAGGCTAG
- a CDS encoding metalloregulator ArsR/SmtB family transcription factor, translating to MLSVLFLCTANAARSQLAEALVNQRYAEHFVAYSAGTQPKGIDPRTIKHLQAQGLSSSGLRSKTITELEQDIQQQTQRPALFNFIITLCDSAKQECALLPNGEAILHWNLPDPASEQGMALFEQVFSELELRLAEFVRFNHNPQAALQIEAINVFKQFSDNTRLQILMLIEDEQRLSVNQLCTALEVSQPKVSRHLALLRECQLLSTTRQGQQVFYHLNPLLPEWVAQTLSTTRVANPSYINQPLARIRQQANPQLVNQD from the coding sequence ATGTTATCTGTGTTGTTTTTATGTACCGCAAATGCTGCTCGCTCTCAGTTAGCCGAAGCCTTGGTTAACCAGCGTTACGCCGAGCACTTTGTGGCTTATAGTGCGGGCACTCAGCCTAAGGGTATCGACCCTCGCACCATTAAACATTTACAGGCTCAAGGTCTATCTAGCAGCGGCCTACGCAGCAAAACCATTACAGAGCTTGAGCAAGATATTCAACAACAAACTCAGCGCCCTGCTTTATTTAATTTCATCATTACGCTGTGTGACAGCGCTAAACAAGAATGCGCCTTACTGCCAAATGGCGAAGCGATTTTGCATTGGAATTTGCCCGATCCCGCTAGCGAACAAGGCATGGCCTTATTCGAACAGGTATTTAGCGAATTAGAACTACGTTTAGCCGAATTTGTGCGTTTTAATCACAACCCACAAGCCGCACTGCAAATCGAAGCTATCAATGTATTTAAGCAGTTTAGCGACAATACTCGCTTACAAATTTTGATGCTGATAGAAGATGAGCAGCGCTTGAGCGTTAATCAGCTTTGTACTGCTCTAGAAGTAAGTCAACCAAAGGTATCGCGCCACCTAGCCTTACTGCGCGAATGTCAGTTGCTGTCTACCACGCGCCAAGGCCAGCAGGTGTTTTATCACCTAAACCCTCTATTACCAGAATGGGTGGCGCAAACGCTATCAACTACGCGAGTAGCCAACCCCAGTTATATAAACCAGCCGCTAGCACGCATTAGGCAGCAGGCTAATCCCCAATTAGTTAATCAAGATTAA
- a CDS encoding metallophosphoesterase family protein: protein MRLAAISDIHSNVYALDAVLADIRKRGADVVVNLGDILYGPIAPRSTFELLMENDLVTVRGNQDRQIYEASSVEVASNPTMQFILAELGVEPLKWMRNLPFNLQLNEHVFLCHGTPNDDLTYLLENIDSGRAIVRSDNEIVSLLGTIQSDVVICGHTHTPRAVKTSTKQLIVNPGSVGLPAYTDDEPVVHSMESFSPHATYAIVENNKEGWSVQHIKVDYAYDKAAREAKKRNRLDWVHFLTTGRGL from the coding sequence GTGCGATTAGCAGCCATATCAGATATTCACAGCAATGTTTATGCATTGGATGCCGTTTTAGCCGATATTCGAAAGCGGGGCGCAGATGTCGTTGTTAATCTCGGTGATATTCTCTATGGACCAATAGCTCCCAGATCTACCTTTGAGCTTCTTATGGAGAACGATCTTGTTACTGTACGTGGCAACCAAGATCGGCAGATATATGAAGCCAGCTCAGTTGAGGTCGCGTCAAACCCTACAATGCAGTTCATCCTTGCTGAACTTGGTGTTGAGCCGCTTAAATGGATGAGGAATTTGCCTTTCAATCTGCAACTCAATGAGCATGTTTTTCTTTGCCATGGCACGCCCAATGATGACTTAACTTACCTTTTAGAGAACATTGATAGTGGTCGGGCAATTGTTCGTTCGGATAACGAAATAGTTAGCTTACTCGGCACCATTCAATCTGACGTTGTTATTTGTGGTCATACCCATACACCTAGGGCCGTTAAAACCAGTACAAAACAGCTTATTGTAAACCCTGGGAGTGTTGGCCTACCTGCTTATACCGACGATGAACCGGTTGTTCATTCAATGGAAAGTTTCTCCCCTCATGCGACTTATGCGATCGTTGAAAATAATAAAGAAGGCTGGTCGGTGCAGCACATAAAAGTTGATTACGCATATGATAAGGCTGCTCGTGAAGCCAAGAAAAGAAATAGGCTGGATTGGGTGCATTTCTTAACCACGGGGCGGGGCTTATAA
- a CDS encoding YdcH family protein, whose protein sequence is MLGEDHSLAKEFPELLDKITALTGSDEKFAADTKRYNALDKEIRVLELRGGPIDDEAMHQLKHDRAELKDSLYHRLK, encoded by the coding sequence ATGTTAGGTGAAGATCATTCTTTGGCAAAAGAGTTTCCAGAACTGCTAGATAAGATCACTGCCTTAACGGGCAGCGATGAGAAGTTTGCCGCAGACACCAAGCGCTACAATGCCTTAGATAAAGAAATTCGTGTATTGGAGTTGCGTGGCGGCCCGATAGATGACGAGGCGATGCACCAGTTAAAACATGATAGGGCAGAGCTTAAAGACTCCCTGTATCACCGCCTTAAGTAA